From Spirochaetota bacterium, the proteins below share one genomic window:
- a CDS encoding glycoside hydrolase family 20 zincin-like fold domain-containing protein, producing MKKIIGALICASLSFGVQVESGNTVIEISAAAISVIHGPVKIFEMDPYYTAKSTWGNCAKFGDALEAVSVDGSSAIQRTKKNAAIAGESRFTAAENGFTAEYSVTIASNTGAHFGVWDVYLTRSIFADAIVLHGGQLLPLRTSKWDTIEVERFSIRTAIGEWSFDLAASGPAKWLLRSTCDRGWGAEERKTFTLLNQMANIPAEGISVKLRIEAKFTPAPGYDPLLQQSEAAASSMKKILDRYRLNTGEMPVDAAKRADFYAQRIAALTADLAESRLDPRAGVIIPEPKRYVKKIGAYPIPKKADIACNTEHDAALELLTLDLARYGSTAARADISEKACAMRIGVPSKDASVAAACVRLGIDTNEFARAEGYAIAVTPSEILVAGSGPRGVLYGVQTLRQIIRPGKAGAEVPACSIVDWPDMQFRGYYLENTASASRDELFHLIRNVYSYYKANVLMVEINWLKYAWRSHPEVSATNAIALSELTAIADYAKKYKMRLIPAVFTYGKVGNLLKSHPDIAEDAAAAKIGKAGTYCPNNEASYSLIFDLMSEIIDATKCDAMHIGHDEISGMVACPVCKAMAPADLFANDVNKIHGFLAGKNVEAMIWGDFILETARWKGFTANSGHSSYGNFIVHPAADTIHKDVIICDWQYSASTNFPTLAHFAEKGFRVIGCSWYNDQNNYSLTKAVREIGQAGILVTDWGFLAVRSPSANALLGAVYSWNSATPEPSALPYDPQAVFAASVLNRDRSSQKFGASFTPVNLGSAANRMLIGDSNAWIGLSVRSDLTYLPKGDIRLLGIPYRIGDKGVVVAAANTKRGDAVSGKIGVNAKSKGLVFLHGVSVENPTVFKQIFGGYRVTYSDGTSVTVPITTENAVHWTSTTPRVNPWGSWKYQFAWNSTCAWEGITRRGEAVNLQAYEWINPRPNDTIISVEAQAKDLPGLMIGLVALTAVQ from the coding sequence ATGAAAAAGATCATCGGAGCACTGATATGCGCATCACTATCGTTCGGCGTACAGGTGGAATCCGGGAATACGGTCATTGAGATATCCGCCGCAGCGATAAGTGTCATTCACGGGCCGGTGAAGATATTCGAAATGGACCCGTATTACACGGCAAAGTCTACCTGGGGGAACTGTGCGAAGTTCGGCGATGCGCTTGAGGCCGTCTCCGTCGACGGGTCGTCCGCCATACAGCGCACAAAAAAGAACGCAGCGATAGCGGGTGAGTCGCGATTCACGGCCGCAGAGAACGGATTCACGGCGGAATATTCGGTCACGATAGCGTCGAATACCGGCGCACATTTCGGTGTATGGGATGTGTACCTGACGCGTTCAATTTTTGCCGATGCGATCGTCCTCCACGGCGGACAGCTGCTTCCCTTGCGCACATCAAAGTGGGACACGATAGAAGTCGAGCGCTTTTCCATACGAACCGCCATCGGCGAATGGTCATTCGACCTTGCCGCAAGCGGACCGGCAAAGTGGCTGCTCCGCTCCACCTGCGACCGCGGCTGGGGCGCGGAAGAACGTAAAACGTTCACCCTCCTCAATCAAATGGCGAATATCCCCGCCGAAGGCATTTCCGTAAAGCTCCGCATCGAGGCGAAATTCACCCCGGCCCCCGGCTATGACCCATTGCTGCAGCAGTCGGAAGCGGCAGCATCCTCAATGAAAAAAATACTCGACCGCTATCGTCTGAACACAGGTGAAATGCCTGTTGATGCAGCAAAGCGTGCAGACTTCTACGCACAGCGCATCGCGGCATTGACCGCCGACCTCGCCGAAAGCAGGCTCGATCCGCGTGCCGGTGTCATCATACCCGAGCCGAAACGGTATGTAAAAAAGATCGGCGCGTATCCGATCCCGAAAAAAGCGGACATTGCATGCAACACGGAACATGACGCGGCGCTGGAATTGCTTACGCTCGATCTCGCCCGTTACGGTTCAACGGCCGCCCGTGCCGATATATCTGAAAAGGCTTGTGCAATGCGTATCGGTGTCCCCTCGAAGGATGCATCAGTAGCGGCGGCATGCGTACGGCTCGGTATCGACACCAATGAATTCGCACGCGCCGAAGGCTATGCGATAGCGGTCACACCCTCTGAGATACTTGTCGCCGGAAGCGGTCCGCGCGGCGTACTCTACGGTGTCCAGACGCTCAGACAGATCATACGCCCGGGAAAGGCCGGGGCCGAGGTTCCCGCATGCAGTATCGTCGACTGGCCGGACATGCAGTTCCGCGGCTACTACTTGGAAAATACTGCATCGGCATCACGTGACGAGTTGTTCCATCTCATACGCAATGTCTATTCATATTACAAAGCGAATGTTCTTATGGTAGAGATCAACTGGCTCAAATACGCATGGCGTTCACATCCCGAGGTATCAGCAACGAACGCGATCGCATTAAGCGAGCTGACGGCAATTGCCGACTATGCGAAGAAATACAAGATGCGATTGATACCCGCGGTGTTCACATACGGGAAAGTGGGAAATCTCCTGAAATCACACCCTGACATCGCTGAAGATGCAGCGGCGGCAAAGATCGGCAAGGCAGGGACATACTGCCCGAACAACGAGGCATCGTATTCGCTCATATTCGATCTCATGAGCGAGATCATCGACGCAACGAAATGTGATGCTATGCATATCGGACATGATGAAATAAGCGGAATGGTCGCCTGTCCCGTCTGCAAGGCAATGGCACCCGCCGATCTCTTCGCGAACGATGTGAACAAGATACACGGATTTCTCGCGGGAAAGAACGTGGAGGCGATGATATGGGGCGATTTCATCCTTGAAACAGCGCGATGGAAAGGATTCACCGCGAACAGCGGTCATTCCTCATACGGGAATTTTATCGTTCACCCTGCGGCTGATACGATACACAAGGATGTCATTATCTGCGATTGGCAGTACAGTGCATCGACGAATTTTCCGACCCTCGCCCATTTCGCGGAAAAAGGTTTCCGCGTCATCGGCTGCTCCTGGTATAACGACCAAAACAACTACTCATTGACGAAAGCGGTCCGCGAGATCGGCCAGGCGGGGATACTTGTCACCGACTGGGGCTTCCTTGCGGTGCGTTCACCATCGGCGAACGCCCTGCTCGGTGCCGTATATTCCTGGAACAGCGCGACGCCCGAACCATCGGCACTCCCCTACGATCCGCAGGCGGTTTTCGCGGCGTCAGTGCTTAACCGCGACCGTTCGTCACAGAAGTTCGGCGCATCGTTCACCCCGGTGAACCTGGGATCTGCCGCCAACCGAATGCTTATCGGCGATTCGAACGCATGGATAGGGCTGAGCGTACGCTCGGACCTCACGTATCTGCCGAAAGGCGATATCCGTCTCCTCGGCATACCCTACCGCATCGGCGATAAAGGTGTTGTCGTTGCAGCGGCGAACACGAAACGCGGGGATGCAGTGAGCGGAAAGATAGGAGTGAACGCAAAGTCAAAAGGTCTTGTGTTCCTGCACGGGGTATCGGTGGAGAACCCGACAGTGTTCAAACAGATATTCGGCGGCTATCGTGTAACATATTCGGATGGAACGTCCGTCACTGTGCCGATAACAACGGAAAACGCCGTCCACTGGACAAGCACTACCCCCCGCGTCAATCCCTGGGGATCATGGAAATATCAATTCGCATGGAACTCAACATGTGCTTGGGAAGGCATTACCCGCAGGGGAGAGGCTGTGAATTTGCAGGCGTATGAGTGGATAAATCCGCGGCCGAATGATACCATCATTTCTGTCGAGGCGCAGGCGAAAGATCTTCCGGGGCTTATGATAGGCCTTGTCGCACTCACGGCGGTGCAATGA
- a CDS encoding AraC family transcriptional regulator — MQISFMPDPIFGEFRIPDDASSIALFQANLTRGKEVISFKPHLREFGIYPIAYAPKIAGGELPHTHTFLELVIAVAGRGVHTNGTHNVEISRGDIVFTSNTSAHYFSSCSEDFRVVDICFLPSALGYSDTSLDDARVADHYALLVPFADYEAHEHFTVVHPDEDTFKRIAWYAFHMLETFHTGGEREIVLNALKNVLIMAVPKTETGSANNARFHEILAYIREHAHGDITSASVAEHFGFSAAYFSTIFNRISGDTLHGYVNGLRVRRAKELIERTTLPINRIAHEVGYHNISHFNVAFKRVLRRSPGAFRLKRKHLDGR, encoded by the coding sequence ATGCAAATATCGTTCATGCCCGACCCCATCTTCGGGGAGTTCCGCATACCCGATGATGCTTCATCGATAGCGCTCTTCCAGGCGAACCTCACGCGCGGAAAAGAGGTCATATCGTTCAAGCCCCATCTCCGGGAATTCGGCATCTACCCCATCGCCTATGCGCCGAAGATCGCCGGCGGGGAACTCCCGCACACCCACACCTTCCTCGAGCTTGTCATCGCGGTCGCCGGCCGCGGCGTCCATACGAACGGCACGCACAATGTCGAAATATCGCGGGGCGATATCGTATTCACCAGCAATACATCGGCACATTACTTCTCATCCTGCTCGGAGGACTTCCGCGTCGTCGATATCTGCTTTCTCCCCTCGGCGCTCGGCTACAGCGACACCTCGCTCGATGATGCACGCGTGGCCGATCACTATGCGCTCCTCGTCCCCTTCGCCGACTATGAAGCGCATGAGCATTTCACCGTCGTGCACCCCGATGAGGACACGTTCAAACGCATCGCATGGTATGCCTTCCATATGCTCGAGACGTTCCACACGGGCGGCGAACGCGAGATCGTCCTTAACGCCCTGAAGAACGTGCTCATCATGGCCGTACCGAAGACTGAGACCGGATCGGCGAACAATGCCCGCTTTCATGAGATACTCGCCTATATCCGCGAGCATGCGCACGGCGATATCACCTCCGCATCGGTGGCAGAACACTTCGGGTTTTCCGCCGCGTACTTCTCCACGATATTCAACCGCATCAGCGGCGATACGCTCCACGGCTATGTGAATGGGCTTCGCGTCCGCAGGGCGAAAGAGCTCATCGAACGGACGACGCTCCCGATAAACCGCATCGCGCATGAGGTGGGGTATCACAATATCTCGCACTTCAATGTGGCGTTCAAGCGCGTATTACGCCGTTCGCCGGGGGCGTTCCGCCTGAAGCGGAAACACCTCGACGGCCGATAA